The Tenebrio molitor chromosome 2, icTenMoli1.1, whole genome shotgun sequence DNA segment TTTTGGTAGATTTCTTTTAGCTTACTTTTATTTCATTGATAACGGTCTAAGATACGATTGTTTGTCTGTTTTATTCTCACCTCTTAATTACTACGATTTCTTACTTTGTAAAGCTGTATTATCATGTTTTCacaattgcaaattttaatttaattatcgtCACGTTTGTAAATGTATCTATTTTAAATTCGAAACAGCTCAACCACAGATTTATATGAAACTATGGAGAAAATTTCAAACagaaattttctttggtattGACTTTACATTCCTTAATATACGCAAGCAacgcgaaaaaaaaattgttccacTATCGCAGCAAACAGTCAAGCAACTTCACAGAAAAAGATGACAACTATACAgtgattaattaaaaaatgtcttcattCACAAAAGAGCGGTTGTagtacaatattttaaaattcttttatgCCCAATGACTGTAACGATTGAACAAAAGCTTTTATGAATCCATTGTATATTTCAACAACTTCAAGGGGATTCACTTAATAAGCTCCCAACAGTTATTCTTAATTGATGCTATTATTATTACGTTCCTCGTGCATTTGTTACATTTTCGTTTAACATAAAATCTAGGTGATCTTTAACTTTACTCACCATTCCGCTGTCAAAAGTGAATATTCCCACATCTCTACCGTGATGTATGTGATTCCTACGCATGATGGGATTAGCATTGTTCTTAACCCAAATACCGGCCAGAGCATTCCTGCTGATCTCGTTATCTTCATAGGTACCTTGTGCAAAATCGGTCACGTACAAACCGACGTTTTCACAATCACTTATATCACAATGTCGAATGACCGGATTAGCACCGGCACCACTAACACAAACGGCAGCACCGACTAAAATTGACACGTCATCAACAGCATTCACTACTGCTAACAAAATCTAAACACTCACCTACTGAGGTACTTCTTATAATACAGTGATCTATTGTTGGGCTGCAGTTTTCGCCCACTTCGAGGCAATAGTGTTTGTGATGAGGTACTGTAGAAGTGACGTCCGGGGAAAATTTCAAAGTCAGATGACCGCAATAGGCGTTCTTGGCACCCTCGACGAACATCACAGTCGATTCCGATTCTCTTTCGAGGATCACGGACTCGGCGACGTTCCCGGGGGCAGCTCCTACCGCACAAACAAATGAACAATTCTTCAAATCGGACGATCAAACGGAATTTAGACAGTAAATTGTACACTGCTTAAATGTGCCTAGTTGTAACAATTAGTTATGCTAATTTCTTGATTTGCATTGTAACTTTCACACAGTGAACTCGTTCGAATTCATTTTGCTCGAAATACTGCCAGCTGCtgttaaaattgtttactaCACGTACTTGAACAGTTATTTTCCGTTATTTATCGTTCGCCCGACGAGAATCAAATCAAACTAGTTACATACGTTTACAAGACGTTTGGCTACGTGATACTAACCAATTAAAGCAATATCAGAGTCATCGATGACCAGAAACTCCCCACGATAAGTGCCAGCGTGTAGAAAAATTAGAGCTCCTTGATTAGTGCCTTCCGAGTGACTGCTGGACCCTGAAACAGACCCCGTCGTGCTGTTGCTTCCGCTACGTTCGTCGGCATAATCTAGTGCTGCTTGTATTGTGTTGAAATAAACGAGATTTCGTCCTTTGAACGTCAAATCTTGGTATCCTGGTCTGACGTGAATGCCGCGGTACAATTGCCTGAAGGACTCCTTCCACGGATTGGCCAAATCTGATTCTTCTGGACTGACGAATTGGAAAACGCAAGGCCCAGGATTGAACAGCGGCAAATCGTATTCGTAGACGCTCTGATATAAACGTTTCCTGCAAATTGTTCGAAAACGATTAGTTTCTCTTCAGGCCACTGACAAAAAAAGACGTACCATATTTCGGTGTCGTTGGCGATGGCTTGGAAACGTTTACACACTTGACTGACGCGACACAGATCTTGTTCGAGTAAATAATTGAATATCGTGAGCAAAACTTCGTCGGGGAGCTCGTACTGTAGATAATGAGCGGCTGTATTCGTACAATCTAAAATGAAGAACGTATGTGAAATTGGTTGtcggaaaaaaagaaattcaatTCGTAATAGAAATGACGACATAAAAcatgacatttaaaatataaaatattattagacagttaaaaactaaaactaaTCAACAATtggaattttgtaaataatttaaacaatcATTGTTTTTGGTAAATATCTTTCATTGTAGTTTTAACAATATGTacatattgaaattttttctttataattttGCACCTTCttgcaaatgcaataatgattaattttattttttaaatttatgttcaatttttaattttgaatttgattcaTTCAATGAACACCAATCAAATAATGTAGATACAAATTTTACAGATCCAAAATTTCcacagataaaaataaaaaacataataaatgcAATTACATAAGAATACTTACAATGAGGTAATATTAAAACGGTATCGTATAGCATTTtcattaaacaataaaataaataaaaccaaaCCACTccagttattataaattatcgTCAAAGATAATAATGTATGTCGTAACTTGATTCGCAAGATTTGCGACTAATTAAGGTTAGAAACATTACTCGTATTTATTTTGGTACAAATCTACTGTAACATGTTAATAATGAAAGGAATTGTTGATATAGTGGTATCCTTCCTGTTGCAAGCACAAAACTCGGCTCTACGCAATCGTAagcattttctaaaaaacttCATGCCAACAGTGAGAGATGGAGTTTTTGAcgagaaatttttttgacacgcTGTTTTGctaaagagaaaataaaataaaacggaATGTTGGCACGgttttaataatgaataacAATCAATCCGAGCAGACCGAGAGTTTGGCATAAAGTGCGGTTTGACCACACATACTACAATGAAAACAATCCAGTTACATCCTGTCAAATATTAAGTAGTCGTACGTAatggaaaacgaaaaaaataaaaactaattgGCACTACGATAGCTATTTCTTGCTTGCATGATGGTGGTACGTACGCCACAATTTTCAACAACTACGTCATCTCCAGGACTCACTTTCAAACGAAGCGGAGCAAGTTCGTCTAGGACGTTTCCTTGCCGGAAGCATGGCAGAAGTGTATCCTTGGGCGGGTGCTGTTGGGGTTGCCGGCGACGTGGGCGATCCGGCCGTTGCTGCGCTGGTGCTGGGTCCAGGACCGTCGTGGTGGGACGGAGACTTACGTCGTAGGTCGTAAGGAGAGTGATGGGCTGGAATGGCACCGCCGCTGGTCCCAGGGGCCAGTGCTGAAGGTCCCCCAGAGCCTGGAGCGGCTGCCGTAGGTGCTGGAATGTTTTGGTTAGGTACAGGACAGGAAGGTTCACATGGCTCTGCTGCGAAACAATTCAGAAAAAGTCAAGTCAAATGCAAAATGGATGAgaatgttaaaaaatgacagccACATAACAGACAGACACTGAAAGAAACGATAGCTGTAAACACGAAAacagtcgaacaaaaaatctgTCATTACTGCAGGTGTCATCGAAATTTAAACGAAACTGGGGTTTGTTCAAATAAAGAGTCGTTCTTGGCCTGATGTGCTGCAAACCAGAGTAGTGGAACGCAACAGCACTTTGAACCTGACAGAAACGTCATGTGCTTTCAGTTTAAGACAGATAAGATCGGTGGTAGCTGAATTTTAGCCATGAAATTTGCTCACTTGCTCAAGAAGATTACTTAACGAATAAATACAGAATTTAATGTTAACTAAACGcttgtattaatttaaaaaacaaaccaTGATCTACTACGTCTGGGCTTAGTGCTAACAAATTgcaaagcaaaaaaaatatgtggtAACAAGGCCTTCGAGCTGTCTCAACCACGGTGCATTTGtatgcattttaatttttaaacctCTCCTTTCAAATAATTTCGGCTGCATCATAAACTACCATGCAGGTAGTTAAAACCAGGTAAACAAATTCAGAGAGAAACGAAAACAGTACCAACGCCGTAGAATACCATCGTTGCTGGTGTattttttcctaaccagtAATGCTGGTATCGATTGTTTGCACACTAATATAAACAGAGATGAACATTCAAATCagaatattggtaaattttcgTTGGGTTTTTTCCAATTCCATGAACTGCAAAAATCGTACCTTGCTTGTAAAAACAGGCAACGACGTAAACGCCCAACGTCCAATTCgacattgaaacaatttttctcgttgtTCGTATCAACCTCGACAAAATGGATTTattaaaagttgtttttaGAGAGAAAAATTAGAACTTCAGCTATGTATAACTTGTTTTGAACTGCTTGTTTGCTTACATGTATTTTTAGACGTAAACGAAATTTACACTTTCACACGACTGTGTACAGGTTAAgtgtttgcaaaaaatataaataagacGAGTACTCTGCAAAAAATCCTTCCTTGTGGGGAAACACCGACAGGTAGATGCGATAGATCTTACCAGCGCATTTGAGACTAATCCATCGGCAAAATTTAAAACCCGCCTGCACAACATATTTAACGCATCTGCTGACTTTCGACTGTCCAAAGCAATAAACCATCTTAAAGAACGATGATTATTTTTGCACTTAAACAAATCACACTGATTTGATGATCAAAACTGAATTGAGTTTCGGTTCAGCGGTGTGTCAACACTGACTGATTTGAGGTAAACCTTGTTTTTAATTAGCGACGTTTCATGTTTGCACTGAGGCATCTTCAGCAATTCGGGGGGCCAATCTTGAAGATCGTAACGGCGTGTTAATATTTGCTGCGAGTAGTCGTTCAAAAGTCCAGTGTGAAGCAAGTTGTCTTGACGACTCTGGGGAGACGTTATTAAAAGGCAATTTAGGGACTTGACAAAAATCGATAAGGTCGAGGAATTTTTATAGGTACGGGTGAGACAAGGTTCTTTACGAATTCTGAACGATGaatctttatttttaattgacattGACCCTGGTGTATCTAATCTCGCGTGCCCAATGGCCAATCGGACTTGTGGTCTTTCCATGTGAATAAGTAATCTTGCCGAGCCCCCAGATGCCGACGTCGTGGAACACCTCCAACGTGACAGTCGACGAAACCGTCTCTGGTTCGGTTGGAATTCCTGTTCTGGTGTATTTCACCACCCTCGCCGAGAGGCGACGTACCCTCGCGGATGTTTACAAATAGAAGAGATAAAAATCGTTATCTGCAGTTGTGCGGCCGGCGACTTATTTGGGTTGCTGTGTGTCGGTATATGTTTATCTGTTATGTGGGCTGCCCTGTTATTTTTATGCAGATGTGTTTGACATTTGTCCGGCcgttttgacaaataaacGAGCCCGTCCCTGGTAAAACAAAACCGCCGTCGAGCCCTCAAAATCGATCGGCAATCCGTTGGGCTCTCGTCGCATTATAGGGACTGTTTTAGCGTTTTGAAGCCTGGGAGGATCGCCGTGCGACAGATTCGGGTCGAATCAAGTAACTTCCAGGCGAGACGGCCGACTTACCAGACGTAGTCCTCGAAGGCGTGGGGATCCTGTTGGCACCTTTCCTGCGGGACCTCCTCACGTACGACCTGGAGGCCGTGAAAGAGGCGCTCGGCATCTTCACTACCGCTAGCACCACAGCAAACGCAATCTCTAAACAAAGGAGACACTGGAACTAGCACTGGCGGCCATATTCACTACCGTTCCGACACCACGAAACAGGACGACCAATCAGGCTGGCTCCTTCCAGCTCACGTGaccgttaaaatgtcagaatgGTGCAGGATTTCTAtggaatttttaattgtttcctTTCCATGGGTTTATGCCTGCTGCTGTCCGTCGCTTATGTGGCTAGTCTACACGTTTGGAAGTCTCCGCACAACAGgtaaaaatttaccaatacCAATTTTCGTCACTCGCGGAACGCTTTTTATCAACTTGACAATTACCCAGCAGGCTGCGACGTGCGCCCCTGACGTCGCACTCCCCTCAGTTACCCTCACTCCCGTAAGCTATCCCACGAACCCGACAGTCTAGACTGTACAGTCAGGGACAAATTTAATGTCGCTACGAAAAATACAAACTACCCCCACTTTTTCGCCTCGCACAAACACAAACCAAAATACCCAAAATCATAAAACAGAATAACTTTCATGTTTATGACATTTTCtcgtcaaaaattaaaaatatttattgtcgGAATAcgaaattaatgaaatgtttAGGTACCCCCACTTGAGGTTCTGCTGGCATTTCACCCAACACAAAAACTACTCAttgtttttcaaacaaaatgtttttatttcatattccTATATTCGatgcaaatttaattatgtatttaaacacattttttacatttcagCGACCTACTTGTGCTTTTTGTAGTTACAACAAATTAAGAATACAATGGGCGTCACttacattaaatttatttatttatttatttttttgtgaaaaatagttttcttTCCAAATAAATGAATTCCTTAATTCTTTCTTTGCACACTTGTCGAGGatgaaaaaaacgaaaatgttTGCCATCGGAATGTTTTCGCCCTTTCTTTCAATTCTCGATCAAAAAGCGATAAAAGAACTAGGTAGATAGACTTTAGAAAAATTACCCAAGTGTTGAATAATAGAAAGGCCCCTTCTTTCAATCCGAAAGCGGAACATTTAATTTGTGGTGGACTAAACGTTCTTCTTGggaataaaaacaaaagtgatttagcgtaatttattattgaagAGACTTAACCGGTAATCATGCTTGCAGCATACCTTGAatgtagaaaataaaaaagagcCGCCAATTAATAATCAAAGTCCTCTCTCTTTATTTCAGAGACCATCCTTCCACTATAAAGAAAAGATTTATTAGCGTGTTTTTCATGCTGTTCATATCGCCATGTTTCCTTTACGTGGGTATGAACAGCAAAACTCTAGAAAAGGTACGTAGGTATTTAGTAAAACAGTACTTTGgacttgttaaaaaatatttttagatctCTTTATTCGAAGTGTTGGGCCTTAAAACCAAAGGATTGTGTCAGGCTGTCGTGATGCCTCTATTTTTAACAATGATATTGTTCTTGGGGCCAATCGCCATGAAGGTCCACAGCGGCATTTTGAAATTGTACGTAGAACCCATGTACTGGAtgaacaatttcaaaaatttaatatggtTGAGGAACCACTTGGTGGCGCCCTTTTCCGAAGAATTCACCTACAGGAGTTGCATGTTGCCGCTCCTTCTTCAGTGTTTTTCCCCTCTGACGGCCGTCTTCATTTGTCCACTCTTCTTTGGAGTTGGTTCGTGACTCTTTATCAATTGCAGCGTCACACTGACGTTACTGTCTTACAGCACACTTCCACCACATGCAGGAGAGAATTAAATACGGAATGGATTTCAACACTGCGTTGAAAATAGCATGTAAGTTGGGTGAATTTCAAGTAACGTCATTTAATCTGCCCACAGGTTTTCAGTTCGTCTACACTACAATCTTCGGCATGTACTCCGCCTATTTACTGTTCAGAACTGGTCATTTCTCCTCGACGTTTATCGTCCACGCGTTCTGCAATCACATGGGATTCCCAGATTTGGTCGAAGTCACCACAtacaaaagaaacaaaaaaatcgttaTAGTCTGTCTGTTTTTTGTAGGTTTTGTGTCGTGGTGTTTTCTCTTAAATCCGTTGACAGAGCCTAGTTGGTACTACAACAGTTTTCAATGGTACAAAATCTGACAAATCAGAGATAACTTGGTGATATCTGAATCAGGTTTAGTTAACATTTTGCAGGTATTATATAATGCTAGAAAAATCGTTAAATATTGAATGACTTATTACTCCGCTAGTATTAGTgtcgcattttttaaaaaaagtgtaaaaCGGTTGTAATATGAACACTTTGCTCAACTTTTTTACGATCTTGACTCTAGGAATAATTTATTgcgtaattattattaatgagaCTTCGCCACTTTGCGGTGACCTAGTAAGACGTTGGAAATATTACTGTAGTCTATTAGAACTGgttaagaaagtggtttcatCCATAAGTCTGAATAAATGTTTACGTGaattaaaaatacgaaatgaaGACGCGGTTTGTTGTTAGCGTCTTCGTATTTTTGCAAGTTGTAAACCAACTTCTAGGGCCTCCATACTCCAGTTTAAAATGTTCGTATGTGACTTACTGTTTATAACTTTTCAGattaataaattaactcttgtatttaaaaaagtctTTCTTGTCCATATAGTCGTTTATATTTCTTAGAAAGGAATTGCCAAttattagtgttattttttgtggaacacaTTCTAAAATCTTTCgtaatatgtaaaaaaaaaatcgctgtaactttttaaacttttatttcATAGATGCAAAATTCCTGTCATACATCAAGAAATAGACGAAATTTTATCACAATTCAGTTTTATTCTTATAAAATCGAATTCACCACTCACAGGTGGTGTCACACATTTCACGAGTATTGGTCAGTTAAACTGACAAATGCATCATaaatcaacaattttaaaCAGAAAAGCTTAGTCTTACTCCTCAACAACACCAACATTTTGCTCCtttaaaataacaacagtTTACAATTTGAACGCTGCGAATTTTACTAATTTGACCTCAGATTTGTGCTAATGGTGTACAGCTCTCAAATTCATTACTGACCCATTGTTAACATAAATCTGAACTCACATCGTTCGATATTGCTTGTGAAAATGTACTCTCTCAAATTTGTCGTTGCGTAAAAATGacgtttgtttttatttcatgtGTTACGCTTACAGATGGCAAACAAAAAACCTGTTGAAATCGAATGAAAATGCAATAATTGGTTCTTTGTAATGTAATACAATCACCAGATCTATAATTTACTTTACTATAATGGCGACGTTTCGTTTTCTGATTGGTAGACAATACTGGTATTTAGGTACctattcaataaataaatattaaatattgtattattttaaaatagcgtctttttattcaaacaaaCGTTTTGTCAGGttaattgataaatttgacgttaTCTCTGTAGCACTTGTTGCCACTATTATAAAGTAAATTATATCTACATCTAGTTACTACatattgtaataatttaaagcACCATCCGTATTCAGAGTAT contains these protein-coding regions:
- the FBXO11 gene encoding F-box only protein 11 isoform X2, encoding MPSASFTASRSYVRRSRRKGANRIPTPSRTTSAEPCEPSCPVPNQNIPAPTAAAPGSGGPSALAPGTSGGAIPAHHSPYDLRRKSPSHHDGPGPSTSAATAGSPTSPATPTAPAQGYTSAMLPARKRPRRTCSASFENCTNTAAHYLQYELPDEVLLTIFNYLLEQDLCRVSQVCKRFQAIANDTEIWKRLYQSVYEYDLPLFNPGPCVFQFVSPEESDLANPWKESFRQLYRGIHVRPGYQDLTFKGRNLVYFNTIQAALDYADERSGSNSTTGSVSGSSSHSEGTNQGALIFLHAGTYRGEFLVIDDSDIALIGAAPGNVAESVILERESESTVMFVEGAKNAYCGHLTLKFSPDVTSTVPHHKHYCLEVGENCSPTIDHCIIRSTSVVGAAVCVSGAGANPVIRHCDISDCENVGLYVTDFAQGTYEDNEISRNALAGIWVKNNANPIMRRNHIHHGRDVGIFTFDSGMGYFEANDIHNNRIAGFEVKAGANPTVVQCEIHHGQTGGIYVHENGLGQFIDNKIHSNNFAGVWITSNSNPTIRRNEIYNGHQGGVYIFGEGRGLIEHNNIYGNALAGIQIRTNSDPIVRHNKIHHGQHGGIYVHEKGQGLIEENEVYANTLAGVWITTGSSPVLRRNRIHSGKQVGVYFYDNGHGKLEDNDIFNHLYSGVQIRTGSNPVIRGNKIWGGQNGGVLVYNGGLGLLEQNEIFDNAMAGVWIKTDSNPTLKRNKIFDGRDGGICIFNGGKGILEENDIFRNAQAGVLISTQSHPILRRNRIFDGLAAGVEITNNATATLESNQIFNNRFGGLCLASGVQPIVRGNKIFNNQDAVEKAVANGQCLYKISSYTSFPMHDFYRCQTCNTTDRNAICVNCIKTCHAGHDVEFIRHDRFFCDCGAGTLTNQCQLQGEPTQDTDTLYDSAAPMESHTLMVN
- the FBXO11 gene encoding F-box only protein 11 isoform X1; the protein is MVYCFGQSKVSRCVKYVVQAGFKFCRWISLKCAAEPCEPSCPVPNQNIPAPTAAAPGSGGPSALAPGTSGGAIPAHHSPYDLRRKSPSHHDGPGPSTSAATAGSPTSPATPTAPAQGYTSAMLPARKRPRRTCSASFENCTNTAAHYLQYELPDEVLLTIFNYLLEQDLCRVSQVCKRFQAIANDTEIWKRLYQSVYEYDLPLFNPGPCVFQFVSPEESDLANPWKESFRQLYRGIHVRPGYQDLTFKGRNLVYFNTIQAALDYADERSGSNSTTGSVSGSSSHSEGTNQGALIFLHAGTYRGEFLVIDDSDIALIGAAPGNVAESVILERESESTVMFVEGAKNAYCGHLTLKFSPDVTSTVPHHKHYCLEVGENCSPTIDHCIIRSTSVVGAAVCVSGAGANPVIRHCDISDCENVGLYVTDFAQGTYEDNEISRNALAGIWVKNNANPIMRRNHIHHGRDVGIFTFDSGMGYFEANDIHNNRIAGFEVKAGANPTVVQCEIHHGQTGGIYVHENGLGQFIDNKIHSNNFAGVWITSNSNPTIRRNEIYNGHQGGVYIFGEGRGLIEHNNIYGNALAGIQIRTNSDPIVRHNKIHHGQHGGIYVHEKGQGLIEENEVYANTLAGVWITTGSSPVLRRNRIHSGKQVGVYFYDNGHGKLEDNDIFNHLYSGVQIRTGSNPVIRGNKIWGGQNGGVLVYNGGLGLLEQNEIFDNAMAGVWIKTDSNPTLKRNKIFDGRDGGICIFNGGKGILEENDIFRNAQAGVLISTQSHPILRRNRIFDGLAAGVEITNNATATLESNQIFNNRFGGLCLASGVQPIVRGNKIFNNQDAVEKAVANGQCLYKISSYTSFPMHDFYRCQTCNTTDRNAICVNCIKTCHAGHDVEFIRHDRFFCDCGAGTLTNQCQLQGEPTQDTDTLYDSAAPMESHTLMVN
- the Sras gene encoding CAAX prenyl protease 2, whose product is MVQDFYGIFNCFLSMGLCLLLSVAYVASLHVWKSPHNRDHPSTIKKRFISVFFMLFISPCFLYVGMNSKTLEKISLFEVLGLKTKGLCQAVVMPLFLTMILFLGPIAMKVHSGILKLYVEPMYWMNNFKNLIWLRNHLVAPFSEEFTYRSCMLPLLLQCFSPLTAVFICPLFFGVAHFHHMQERIKYGMDFNTALKIACFQFVYTTIFGMYSAYLLFRTGHFSSTFIVHAFCNHMGFPDLVEVTTYKRNKKIVIVCLFFVGFVSWCFLLNPLTEPSWYYNSFQWYKI